One genomic window of Anoplolepis gracilipes chromosome 5, ASM4749672v1, whole genome shotgun sequence includes the following:
- the LOC140665530 gene encoding uncharacterized protein — protein sequence MSRQVPSYPLLHFPLFLCSVIIFINAGCVDSLSDHCSELVQFDIDKIEDHLSKLNLTDVPTVKMMVAGFKCPISALPFGTLKSDWSRLLLLQEAQPDKSIIKRKLVRLMRILIVAYYQMEERFDVTDSNKYLRQETKSTVSDAEKLCCSNNSDWMNESSSNNVALHDSHPQSFLTIVPVETDHSRIESHITGIEIATIENSSSSSDTNSDVPFKIKLGYQDVTSSTDLTPYSSSDAVKAKNATFKVLDNCLKQSLNDIARRQSNRTQIFEILRNKAKYTERAVRTGIEIDDYEKYRTKISPPTNEFWKYVTFPTDSPLTISGIGKRVYRLNEFKKSLRKSRKRAKSDGNVNENLRQFYGVEKNEAGVKKYTSDRNNIAIERDGKKVTG from the exons ATGTCGCGACAAGTGCCGTCGTACCCATTACTGCActttcctctcttcctctgctcggtgattatttttattaacg CGGGATGTGTCGATAGTCTTTCCGATCACTGTTCCGAACTGGTTCAATTCGATATCGACAAAATCGAGGATCATTTGTCGAAATTAAATCTCACGGACGTACCTACCGTAAAAATGATGGTCGCTGGATTCAAGTGTCCGATCTCCGCTTTGCCTTTTGGCACCCTGAAGTCGGACTGGTCCAGGCTGCTGTTGCTTCAAGAAGCTCAGCCAGATAAGTCGATTATCAAGCGTAAACTCGTCAGACTGATGCGCATTTTGATAGTTGCTTATTATCAAATGGAAGAACGATTCGACGTGACAGATTCTAA CAAATATCTGAGGCAAGAAACGAAGTCGACTGTATCGGATGCCGAAAAACTGTGTTGCTCGAACAACAGTGATTGGATGAATGAAAGTTCAAGTAACAATGTGGCTCTTCATGATTCGCATCCACAGTCGTTTCTGACAATAGTACCCGTGGAAACTGATCATTCGAGGATAGAATCGCATATCACGGGAATCGAAATTGCGACCATAGAGAACTCTTCGAGCTCCAGTGACACGAACAGCGACGTCCCGTTCAAGATAAAATTGGGATATCAAGACGTCACATCGTCGACTGATCTTACGCCTTATAGTTCCAGTGATGCTGTTAAAGCAAAAAATGCCACCTTTAAGGTACTCGATAATTGTTTAAAGCAGTCTTTAAACGACATCGCGCGCAGGCAATCGAATCGCACTCAAATTTTCGAGATCTTGAGGAATAAGGCAAAATATACCGAACGCGCGGTTCGAACGGGCATCGAGATTGACGATTACGAGAAATATCGCACCAAGATATCGCCGCCGACGAACGAATTCTGGAAATACGTGACGTTTCCCACGGATTCACCGCTAACTATCTCCGGCATTGGGAAGCGAGTTTATCGATTAAATGAATTCAAGAAGAGTCTCCGGAAGTCGCGAAAACGTGCGAAATCAGATGGCAATGTTAACGAAAACTTGAGGCAATTTTACGGCGTCGAGAAAAACGAAGCAGGCGTAAA aaaatatacGAGCGACAGAAATAATATCGCGATCGAGCGCGATGGAAAAAAAGTGACAGGATGA